The Saccharomyces paradoxus chromosome XV, complete sequence DNA window ATCACGCTGGAAACAATCGAAAGCTTATCACTAGCATTTgcctcctcttcttcctctaaCTGCTCTTGAATAGATTGGTGGAACTTGGCATTATAGCTGGAAGATCCGCTCTCGCTAGCCAAATTACCTGAACCTATAGAGGAACGCATATCCTTTTCTTGACGTCGAGGACTAGATAACAACTTCAGTGACCCGCGATTCTCTACTTTTTTCGAAGTGTTAGAGTTAAACCTCCCCACAGGTTTGGCATTAGTAACTGGTTTAATGATAATTTCGTCTCCATCAGTTTTCGAATTAGGGCTTTGATTATCACTTAGATGTTTTGTCAATGTCGCTTCTGAGGGCAACATTGGTAACATTGGCAAATCTTCCCTGCTCACGGGCTGTTTCAAGGAGCTCAAACTACTGGAATCTTTACTAGTACGCCGCTCTCCGCCCTGTTGCTGGTTCTTGACTATATACGATACTTCAACGCCTTCTTGGATAACTCCAGAGTAGTTGGAAATCATACTTGATCTGTTGTCACCAGTTGGTAACGAAACGTCACCAGCAGGTGATCTCAATAGTCTTGATGGCGGTTTAAAGACATTACTTTGGTACCCCTTTTCATCTGGGATCATTGTACTAGTAGTTGTGGGAGATTGAAAGAGCCTGTCATCTTTCTCATTGTTCAGCGAATCGATCATTGCCGAAAGTCGCTGAGTATTTAGCGTAGCCCTGGATGGCGCGTTTTCTTCTCTCTCTTCTGACATATTTACACACCTATCTGGTCTCAATAATGGTCTTCTTGTTAGTTGAGTGTATTACCgttctttctcttcttgatGGTGCCAGCCATTTGATCAAAAGATCGCTTTTCCGAATCGGGTCATGTAacaaacaataacaataatagtaaACATCATCATAAAAAATACAGGTAAAAAGCAGGTACTGAAGACAAAAAGCTTTGACGACCCTGGAGTAAAATGAGCAGGAATCAAGATGTGTTTCCCGTTTTGGATCTACAGGAATTGGTTATATGTTTACAAAGCTGCGATTTTGCCCTAGCTACGCAGGAAAATATCTCTAGGCCCACTTCAGACTACATGGTAACGCTTTACAAACAAATCATCGAGAACTTCATGGGTATTTCTGTAGAGTCGTTGCTGAATAGTAGTAACCAAGAAACAGGTGATAGCCACTTACAAGAGGAAAACGAGAACATTTATTCCGACACGTTAAATGTTCTAGTATTGAACAAAATTTGCTATAAGTTCTTCGAGAGCATAGGTGTCCAAGATTTCAATATGACGGATTTATACAAGCCGGAAGCCCAACGGACACAGCGTTTATTAAGTGCTGTGGTGAATTACGCTCGTTTCAGAGAGGAGCGGATGTTCGATTGtaattcttttattcttcaaatggaATCATTATTGGGGCAGCTTCGGTCTAAATTCGATGATTATAACTTAATTCAACAACAGTTAAAGCAGTATGAGGACGTGGATGGGGATAATATACCTGATGAGCGGGAGCTGcaaaaattggaagaacAGAATAAAGAGCTGGAAATtcagttgaaaaaattgacgAAGATCCAAGAAACTTTATCTATAGATTATAATGACTACAAAATCTCCAAGCAGTCAATCTTCAAAGATTTGGAAGCCTTGAGTTTCCAAATAGTGGAATTAGAGTCTAACCGAGATAAGCTGATCAAAATATCCAATACAGACATGGAAGAGTTATCTGAGGGGATTAAAGAGTTAAATGATCTGTTGatacaaaggaaaaagacTTTAGACAATTTGGCCGCacaacagaaaaatttgcaaGGTACAGTGACAACGTTTGAAACTATAATTAGCGAACTTTATGATGTGCTGAGAATAATTTCAAGCGAGGTACAAGAATCTAATCGAACTGAAACGGAACTGGTAGGATTAAAGCAGAATTTAATTAACAATaagttgaaattgatgaatGTATTGGAAACAGGTATTCTGTACAAATTAGAAATCTTGCAAGAACAGTTAGATTTGCAactaaaaaatttggaaaagctATCACAAGACACTAAAGAAAAATCGCGCCTAAATGATTCTAAATTGATGGATCTACAAattaaatatgaaaatgaaatcaaacCCAAGATTGACAAAACGGACATTTTCATTCAAGACGAGCTGATCAGTGGTAAAATCAATAAGTtaaatgatgaaattaaACAATTACAAAAAGATTTCGAAGTTGAagttaaagaaattgagatcgaatattctttattatctGGTCATATTAATAAATACATGAATGAAATGCTCGAATATATGCAATAGTAGTGGTAtacttatttttattccCCCTtccgtttttttttctttttccgGATTTACTGTTGTTTCTTTCGTGGCTGCTTCTTAATCTTATACGTACCTATATCTATTTCCGTACAGTTGTA harbors:
- the NBA1 gene encoding Nba1p (similar to YOL070C), coding for MSEEREENAPSRATLNTQRLSAMIDSLNNEKDDRLFQSPTTTSTMIPDEKGYQSNVFKPPSRLLRSPAGDVSLPTGDNRSSMISNYSGVIQEGVEVSYIVKNQQQGGERRTSKDSSSLSSLKQPVSREDLPMLPMLPSEATLTKHLSDNQSPNSKTDGDEIIIKPVTNAKPVGRFNSNTSKKVENRGSLKLLSSPRRQEKDMRSSIGSGNLASESGSSSYNAKFHQSIQEQLEEEEEANASDKLSIVSSVIPDLSTKTNEVPKEMNPIRSETNDYNPTIPPRSKDRPRSRLFIQEDDGEGDFLNEEILSTPVSTAGHYKNPSQISTVSEQKSESYYSAATSMPPEEDTYLTRPLPSTPNEDCRDTSGLKRDDTLKAIHDRTKHISSTTNELDDDKYEDIIEETPKKAKLKKDAKKKLDKKKSVKELRSFDIDTLNQLLSVTKGTLIGSEFAQLGMKIEEKRALERLVDSLSRLTADMVLDPDRYEEGLKRLDKATKALEGF
- the NUF2 gene encoding kinetochore-associated Ndc80 complex subunit NUF2 (Component of the kinetochore-associated Ndc80 complex~similar to YOL069W), with translation MSRNQDVFPVLDLQELVICLQSCDFALATQENISRPTSDYMVTLYKQIIENFMGISVESLLNSSNQETGDSHLQEENENIYSDTLNVLVLNKICYKFFESIGVQDFNMTDLYKPEAQRTQRLLSAVVNYARFREERMFDCNSFILQMESLLGQLRSKFDDYNLIQQQLKQYEDVDGDNIPDERELQKLEEQNKELEIQLKKLTKIQETLSIDYNDYKISKQSIFKDLEALSFQIVELESNRDKLIKISNTDMEELSEGIKELNDLLIQRKKTLDNLAAQQKNLQGTVTTFETIISELYDVLRIISSEVQESNRTETELVGLKQNLINNKLKLMNVLETGILYKLEILQEQLDLQLKNLEKLSQDTKEKSRLNDSKLMDLQIKYENEIKPKIDKTDIFIQDELISGKINKLNDEIKQLQKDFEVEVKEIEIEYSLLSGHINKYMNEMLEYMQ